Proteins co-encoded in one Streptomyces sp. SLBN-31 genomic window:
- a CDS encoding DeoR/GlpR family DNA-binding transcription regulator, translated as MTANTARTAEERQREIVRAARATGSVDVTALAAQLGVAKETVRRDLRALEDHGLIRRTHGGAYPVESAGFETTLAFRATSHVPEKRRIAAAAAELLGDAETVFVDEGFTPQLIAEALPRDRALTVVTASLPVAGALAEAENTSVLLLGGRVRPGTLATVDHWTTKMLAGFVLDLAYIGANGISREHGLTTPDPAVSEVKAQAMRAARRTVFAGVHTKFGAVSFCRFAEIGALETIVTSTLLPSAEAHRYSLLGPQVIRV; from the coding sequence ATGACGGCGAACACCGCGAGGACGGCGGAGGAGCGCCAGCGCGAGATCGTGCGGGCCGCGCGCGCCACCGGCTCGGTCGACGTCACGGCGCTCGCCGCCCAGCTGGGCGTGGCCAAGGAGACCGTACGACGGGACCTGCGCGCCCTGGAGGACCACGGCCTGATCCGCCGCACCCATGGCGGGGCCTACCCCGTGGAGAGCGCCGGCTTCGAGACGACGCTCGCGTTCCGGGCCACCAGCCATGTGCCCGAGAAGCGCAGGATCGCGGCCGCCGCGGCCGAGCTGCTCGGGGACGCCGAGACCGTGTTCGTCGACGAGGGCTTCACCCCGCAGCTCATCGCCGAGGCACTGCCGAGGGACCGGGCACTCACCGTGGTCACCGCGTCCCTGCCCGTCGCCGGAGCCCTCGCGGAGGCGGAGAACACCTCCGTCCTGCTGCTCGGCGGCCGGGTCCGCCCCGGCACCCTGGCGACCGTCGACCACTGGACGACAAAGATGCTGGCCGGCTTCGTCCTCGACCTGGCCTACATCGGCGCCAACGGCATCTCCCGCGAACACGGCCTGACCACTCCCGACCCGGCCGTCAGCGAGGTCAAGGCGCAGGCGATGCGGGCCGCGCGCCGCACGGTGTTCGCCGGCGTGCACACCAAGTTCGGCGCGGTCAGCTTCTGCCGGTTCGCGGAGATCGGCGCGCTGGAGACGATCGTCACCAGCACCCTGCTGCCGTCCGCCGAGGCCCACCGGTACTCCCTGCTGGGACCACAGGTCATCCGCGTCTGA